atacaaaaggaCAACTTGAATTTGAAAGGTTTGAGGACTTGCAGCTGTGGGAGGGGGAAAAACCTCCCAAGGTTAAATGCATTTCTGCATATAGTTTAGGGTGATGAATGGAGCAAGAAAAACTGTAAGGTCAAGTAAAGGCGAAGCAAAAGATAAGAGTTTTCAAGTGgtacatttattaaaatacacaacacTCTACATTAAGATATACTTTCCCCAAACGTAAACTAGAACTAGTGTGGAGAGAGATGTTTGCAGCAACAAGAAAGTCCACATAGGAATGAGAAAGAGTGTTTATGGGAGAGATTTGCATAAacattgtgtaaaaatgacataatttgCAAAGCATTCATATGTGAACACTCAACGTTGAAAGAGCTTAATTCCACACTGACATAATCCcctaactaaactaaaaaagcTGTCATGGAAAAGGTGAAACAGTATAAGAGCTGAAAGATGGTGACAGCTTGAAAATAGCTTTGTGCAGTTTGGTTTATATTAAACAACACTCACATTGTTTTCCTCCCAGTGATCCAACTTGATTTAGAATATTTCCTGTTAAAAGTTGTGATGCTAGTCTTAATGGCATCACTTTGACAtctacatttctctttttctatgaATAAGTGAAACTGGAATATACTTCTTCCAGTACATCAGTCATTTATAATTGTTGGTCCATGACAAAGAAATAATCACAAAATTAGCACTGAGGAGAAAAATACACTGAGTTCCCAATATAATGCAACACAGTTCAGTAAACATTTATAGCACATTTTATAGTGTATTGGAAAGCGAAAAACAAGCAGAGGGGGAAGCAATCTTATGTATCATGATGACTCCAGTGAATAGTTTACTCATAAAAGTTATACAGACGTAACTAAGAGGGAGTATATGCCAACGGACACAAACGTTAAGTAATAACTGACATAAAGTAAAACCAACATTCTTCCTAATCatttaaatatcacaatattcagtgctattaaaaaacaaaagaaaataaattaggtAATAAAGCTTTATATACATAATACTGtacatcacatcacacctgcAGCAGATGTGTTTTCCAGCGATTCCTTTCCCAGATAGCATAAATTAAAGTTAGCCCCGCTACTAATGGCAGCCACAAGACCGAACTAccatatttctatatttcttaAGGATGACGTTTGAGCTGTCATCGAAGTAAAGTACTGATATTGCGTTCAGCTTGGTTGGGGCACAGCATGGCTTTGGCACATTTTCAGGAAACATTAAATGGACCTATAAATGAGAGCATAAAGTTGGTTTAAAAGAGGCGCAAAAGTCtagttttaaatgaattataacCACTCTGAACATTATGGTAGCTTATAACACCATTTTATTGCAGTACACAGCGAGTACTTACCAGAGTTTGCACAATTGCATGATTTGTTGCGTTCATGTGCGCATTGAGTGGAAACGAGCATTCACCGTCACAGTAAAAAGCAGCATAGCCCTCAGGTGCAATGATCCAATCCTTGACCAAAAGAGGACAATTTATTGCCTTTATTTATAATGCGTGGTGATGAGTTTTCTAAGTGTCACAGACCAGTCTCATTAAACATATATCATTCATTGTGCTTTTTCTATCAATGCTTTGTTCAGTAGATAGGACATCATTTTTGTCTTACCTGCCAACCCAAATCTCGAAAGCTGACATAAAGTTCATGCTTCTTACAGGCTTGCTTCTGTTCACTTGTGTTATAATctgaaaagtaaaagtgaaagtagaACATAATTGTTGTTCATATCAGACTGTTTGCTTACTGCTGAAAGCTAATAAAGAAATTGAGAACATTTGCAGTACATACATgcagtatgtttttttgttcatttttaatgctgtttgtGTAAATACTGTTGATAAACACAATATTTAACTATAAATCAAAAATGTCTTCTATAAATTCTATGAAtctaatattaaaaaacatgaatggtaaaaacaaaaaagatgtaAAGATGTTGAGTTATAGTTGCAGTGGTAGTAAGTTTCCCACATTGGGGTGAGCCACTTTGAGGACCACGCATCTTTATTACAGGCAAATTAACCTGATCATCAAAAATCATCAATTATTCCTTGAAATAATTCATGATTATGATTAACACATTACTGAATATGACAGACCCACTGATCCATTGTATCTCACAGTCACTATCCTTCAATCACTGCTAATATATTTGCAGGAAGGTTTTTCCCAAATAATACAGTTGACATGCAGATCAGAACTGAATGATGAAACAGCTCTTTGTTTTCAAGTTACAAACTTAACAAAAtctagttgttgttttttttaaaatatccacTTTTTTGTagttgaccacacacacaaacaatggcCAGTTTGTTAGAGGGACAAAAAGATCTGAAATGTTTTGCTACATCTTAAGAGTACACTCACCTCCACTTTTTGGTGTGCGAGATGTTTCTTGTTGATTAGCAGATTTATTGCGATtgtggttcttttttttcccaccagcAGCCCTGACAGAGCGAAGCAACACCCCACTGGCCTTGAAGAAAGCAACCAGGAACGGCTGCTTGGACTGGGGCCCATTCCTCCCAACGATTCCAGCAGATTTTAAGTTGATACTTCGTCCTTCAAGAAAAAGTCAATAAAGAAGACAGGAATAGATAATTTAGTGTGAAGTGTGAAGGTTGGCATCTTTACAAATACAAAGACTAGTTCAAGCCATTCATCTTTTGTGTGGCTTATTACAGTCTACGGATTGTCAGATATACAAGTCATGTCTGTTCTGAGCCCCTAAAAAAATCAGGAGAAGTTACAACCAAAAAGCAAATGCCCAGTTATTAGGAAGAAAAACTGAGCTTTACTTGCCATCTATAGTCTCCACACAGAGCTGAAGCCCCAAGTTCTGCTGTGGGTTCATCACCCAGTGGTTACTGGTGGCCGTGATGTCGAACACTAGCCAACCACCATCAGACGCCTGGACCTTTTTGGAGTCGAGCAAGAATGTCTCTGCATCTCTAAAGGTGAGAGCAGACATTGAAACAAACACCTGCATTAAATAAATGTGCtaaaaagaaatgcttttatACAGTTTGTACAAatgcaatatacacacaaaaatacataattcagtgaaaattaataatgttgGTCTCTGTGGTTGAGTTGGTTTTCAATATTATTACTAAGGTTTTTTGGGCAAACAAATTACAAGCATTACAAACTCTAGAACAAATAGAAACTCTCAGTGCACCTAAATGTTGCGAAACAGGACACAGAAAAGAAACCATATGGCTCTTCGACAGCATTTCAATTTTGAATCCAAGAGGTCTTAACCATTTAGAATGGAAGAGATAAACGAGATAATGCTGATCACTAATGGACAAAGTGACTTTTATATAGTTTCTTTATCTGTGACACTTGTACTTTATCCTTTGAAAACCACACAAACCAAAAAGATCTTCAATATTAAAAACAGGTGATTTGGTGTATTAGAGTCATTTGGTCATTTTTGTATGCATtatgctgcaaataaaaagaaggcAGCAACGCTATTGTTGAGGAAGCTGCAACTCCTCATAAACTGCAGGACTTTGTGGTAAAATGTGCCAAGATTTCAGCTATTTGATGGGCAAAACAGTTCAGAAGTTATGAATCATGTATATCAGCCCTTGTATATTTTTAACATGAGTCTGACATAAGGCATCAATCTAGCCAAAGTTGAAAAAGTCCCGCTTCACAATTGCATTGGATTCTTTTCAAGGGGCAGATCGGATAAGGCAGCGCCTGTTCAGCTTTTGTGGTTACATGGTGCTGGTCAGAGAGGAACAAGATTTTCCATGTGGCCCCAATAGTGTTTATTACAGGTGTAATAAAACTTAAACATGTGGAATTCCACATGAGGTTAGTCCTTATGAGTGACATACCGCTGAACTTCCTcttttaaatgtacagtattaaacTTCTGTCCTGTGATAATACAGTTTGTGTAGGTAAGAATTCACTATTCTCACAGCCATGTCCAAGAGGAAAAATGTTTATACCACCTCTTAATCTGTGATATTTCAGGATGTACTGTTCCACAGAAAATTAGTTAAAGAAGGAAAATCCCAGGAATAGAGGTAGTTTATCTTCTATCTACAAATTATATTCATATGTTACTATTCTCCATCAGCAATTTATGTTCAATTGCAAAGTTCAGTACCAGTGCAAGACACAGTGTGATATTAATATTGTGGAGTGAGACGTAATACCAGCATCTCAAATCCAATCTCATACTAGAAAGGAGCGTTGAGACTTATTTTACAATAACTCCACTCTTTGCTGAACCTTAAAGAAGTGGTTTGAATTGACTAACCTTTTCTTTTAGTTGGTGCACACATGATTTTTTGGaataaacaactaaaaaacTCTTTCGTAGATACGTTCAATAATAGCATTTTGTGTGATACGtttaagaaaaacataaaagggTGTGTATGTAGAATATGGTTTACTAATTAATAGCGCTCATATGTGAATTTATTACACCTTTTAAGTTCAGAAAAAATGGGTATGCCTTTTTTTCAAAGTGAGCTGGTCCATCGATTGTCATAAAATGACATACTACTAAGAACTGTTTGTGAAAACTAACTGAAACAAAATACTCCCTACACAAAAGTATGTGAAACCTAGCAGTCGAGCAGTCTTCCCCTTTAAGATGGCAGAGTCCATTGACTTGGACCTTTTCAAAGCCCTGGAGGGCCATATCTCCCCTTCAATcacccacacacatttttggcaAGCAAATGTGGGGCCACTTCTGAGTACACCCTTGTGTATTCAGCTATGTCATGCTTTAAACTTCCGGAATATTGTTAAGACAGGCAGGTGGTGGGCATAACAGTGACCACGGGTGCACCCAAGGGAGCCCCCTCTCCCCCTAATATGGGCCCTCATGGTTTCATCTGGGCTGCGGCCAGCTTGGCAAGCAACACAAGATGAGTGATAACTGATGGACCTTCCAAGCTTCATAAGTGGCCAACTTGCTAATGGAGTTCTCTTTATCCAAGTACTATATTTGTAAGGCAGACATGGTGCGAATGAAGGAGAACAGAGTCGGCGATAGAAGGACATTCTGCGTGAGTGGAAAGTTTCAGCAGCACAAGACAATAGCTGTTGCCTTTTTAAACTATGTAATAAGATTACTGCAGGatcaaaatacaacacatttgtTTCGTTTTACCTTTATTATAGTGAAGTAgcaactatttttattttatttccataaatTTGCAATTGTAAACAAGGAAGGTGTTGATGATGACTCTTGACTGCATGCATGTCAAAGATCAGCATCCTAAATAAATAGcagtaatatatattttacagtttggATTTGGTTGATTAGGTACTTACTTGTTTTGGTATTCCTTGATGACTTGATATATGGTAACCTTCAGAGTAATATTGTCATAGCGGGCATGACTGCGATCCTTATAGATGCGAAACTCTGCTGCAGTCACTGCCTCTCCATCTGGGATCTGAGTCAGATCAAAACGGAACTCCTTGTAGTGTCTCCGCTGGTGAGAAAAATCTTTATCTTTCTCCACTGGGgaagaaaatattttatgatgaatttcatttttattggcAGCAGTTTCATTTTTACGTTCACCAATCACAAAATATGACTTCACCTCCTGAACCACTTCGTGTGTTGCTCAAAAGAGAAAACATGCCTGCATGCACGCACAGAAAAAGAGTAATTTATCACATCTTCTTTTACATTCCAGGTCCAATCCAAACATTTTGACTACCAACAAAAGCACTTTCCAGTTCATTAAATCAGTCAACTGAATACAGGTAGCAGTTCCCAGACAGGCCCTCTACTGTGTGCCTAACTGCATTCTCTGGCCATGATGAATGGGCTGTCAGTTAAGAAAAACAGGCTGATTTCAATTAAAGACACTTTCGTCTGCTCCTCAAGTGAGAGAAAAGACCAGACAGGATTCTTCAACGTCATGTGAGCGTCTACTCTGACCTCATTTCTGACCTTGTACTGACCTCCTGTAGGTTTCATATAATATGCTAAGAGTGTTTAATGGTCCTTAACCTTTAAAAATAAGTATTAGTAATATAAGGAGTAACATGAGATAATTACATGAGATTAACATTAAATTTGTtctaaaattaaacaaattagaACATAATTTTTTTCTgcatataaattaataaaagagATTACATATATTATTGGGGATAAAATAAAGCCCCTCAAAGACCCTGACCGTATCAACAACAACTGACAAAACTTTGATGCTGCTAAAAAGTGACCGCCAACTATCTCTCACCTATACTCAGCCACAGAAAAGAGCCATGGGACTGAGGTCAATGGATTTTCTGACATCCACGGTGATATCACACAGTGCATTTTCA
This portion of the Scomber japonicus isolate fScoJap1 chromosome 14, fScoJap1.pri, whole genome shotgun sequence genome encodes:
- the bmp5 gene encoding bone morphogenetic protein 5; translation: MTALTPLNRAVLGLAWSCLSFLSCAHCGLSDNHVHSSFIYRRLRNHERREIQREILSILGLPHRPRPFSPGKQASSAPLFMLDLYNAMTVEEEEEEEEERAQQRGAGKSFSAKAQGHSRKGYYSPQHAGYSRMAQPYRAAPLLGHSPALTTAHDTNFLNDADMVMSFVNLVEKDKDFSHQRRHYKEFRFDLTQIPDGEAVTAAEFRIYKDRSHARYDNITLKVTIYQVIKEYQNKDAETFLLDSKKVQASDGGWLVFDITATSNHWVMNPQQNLGLQLCVETIDGRSINLKSAGIVGRNGPQSKQPFLVAFFKASGVLLRSVRAAGGKKKNHNRNKSANQQETSRTPKSGDYNTSEQKQACKKHELYVSFRDLGWQDWIIAPEGYAAFYCDGECSFPLNAHMNATNHAIVQTLVHLMFPENVPKPCCAPTKLNAISVLYFDDSSNVILKKYRNMVVRSCGCH